In Halobacteriovorax sp. DA5, a genomic segment contains:
- the pfkA gene encoding 6-phosphofructokinase, translating into MSEVEKDVKSIKTIAVLCSGGDSPGMNCAIRAVVRTCIANDIEIYGIRRGFAGLLEGSQHKMDAASVGNILQKGGTILQTSRCPEFMQPEIRREAAHILKRKNIDALIVIGGNGSFNGAWELHKEHGVPVVGIPGTIDNDIEGTDYSIGFDTAVQTAIEAVDKIRDTAHSHDRTFIVEVMGRKSPAIALHVGLCTGAENIIFPIQDESNVDVDTIATDIKRGLQRGKGSSIIIAAEGETEGLSHYVHNKLLEDHKIDSRVCILGHIQRGGNPTGRDRFIATQMGHLAVKSLLEGKTAIVTAEQNGQIVVENLEKCLGKKFEVEEKYVDMVKTLSK; encoded by the coding sequence ATGAGTGAAGTTGAAAAAGATGTAAAGTCGATTAAAACAATTGCTGTTCTTTGTAGCGGTGGCGATAGCCCTGGAATGAACTGTGCGATTAGAGCAGTCGTTCGTACTTGTATTGCAAATGATATTGAGATTTATGGAATTCGTCGTGGTTTTGCAGGTCTACTCGAAGGATCGCAACACAAAATGGATGCCGCAAGTGTTGGTAACATTCTTCAAAAAGGTGGAACAATTCTTCAAACTTCTCGTTGTCCTGAATTTATGCAACCAGAGATAAGAAGAGAAGCGGCACATATTCTTAAGAGAAAGAATATTGATGCCTTAATTGTTATTGGTGGTAATGGTTCATTTAATGGTGCTTGGGAGCTTCACAAGGAACACGGTGTTCCAGTAGTTGGAATTCCTGGAACAATTGATAATGATATTGAAGGAACTGATTATTCAATCGGTTTTGATACTGCCGTTCAAACTGCTATTGAGGCCGTGGATAAAATTCGTGACACTGCACACTCACACGATCGTACATTCATTGTTGAAGTAATGGGGCGAAAGTCTCCTGCTATCGCTCTTCACGTAGGACTTTGTACTGGAGCAGAAAATATTATCTTCCCTATTCAAGATGAAAGTAATGTTGATGTTGACACAATTGCGACAGATATTAAACGTGGACTTCAGCGTGGAAAAGGTTCTTCAATCATCATTGCTGCTGAAGGGGAAACTGAAGGTCTGTCTCACTACGTTCACAACAAACTTCTTGAAGATCACAAGATTGATTCACGTGTTTGTATCCTAGGACATATTCAACGCGGAGGAAACCCTACTGGTCGTGATCGCTTTATTGCAACCCAAATGGGACATCTTGCTGTTAAATCACTTCTTGAAGGAAAAACTGCAATTGTTACAGCAGAACAAAATGGTCAAATTGTTGTCGAAAACTTAGAGAAGTGTCTTGGCAAAAAATTTGAAGTTGAAGAGAAATACGTAGATATGGTTAAAACCTTATCAAAATAA
- the gpmI gene encoding 2,3-bisphosphoglycerate-independent phosphoglycerate mutase gives MSIKNISQKALLVILDGFGISENTEKNAIRDAKTPVLDELFKSYPFTTIQAGGVLVGLPKGVVGNSEVGHMNLGAGRAIRQDLVRINEAIKNHTFGELPKLKELIEVAKKNNNRIHLMGLLSDGGIHSHIEHTKEIIKCLKKEGIEVFLHAFMDGRDTPPACGEMYLKEIVDFEGSHFASMQGRSIGMDRDRRWEKIKLAYDMFLGHGDVTDLSPIEYLNSEYEAGRTDEFVSPTLFNKDYAIKEGDCVFFTNFRPDRAIQLTMAFNYPEFTEFERPFFPAMFLCMTPFIPDEMELPILFDKEKLQGTMTEYLSSIGKKQLKIAETEKYAHVTFFFNGGEKKPFPNEEHFLIPSPKEVSTYDEKPQMSAPEVTENLISKISDFDFSVVNFANSDMVGHTGKYEAAVHAIETLDECVGKLVQKCLDENITIIITADHGNSDQMVHKDGTPHTAHTGAPVPFCVINSALKDKAFTIAPGDHSLMDVSPTCLYIMGIDRPASFTGHHIFE, from the coding sequence ATGTCGATTAAAAATATTAGCCAAAAGGCCCTTCTTGTCATCCTAGATGGCTTTGGGATTAGTGAAAACACTGAAAAGAATGCGATTCGAGATGCAAAAACTCCGGTTTTGGATGAATTGTTTAAAAGTTATCCATTTACAACGATCCAAGCAGGTGGTGTTTTAGTAGGTCTTCCAAAAGGTGTTGTTGGAAATTCGGAAGTTGGCCATATGAACTTAGGTGCGGGACGTGCCATTCGCCAGGATTTAGTTCGTATTAATGAAGCAATTAAAAATCATACTTTTGGTGAACTTCCTAAACTGAAGGAACTCATTGAAGTAGCAAAGAAAAATAATAATCGCATTCACCTCATGGGACTTCTTTCGGACGGTGGAATTCACTCACATATTGAACACACAAAAGAAATCATCAAATGTCTTAAGAAAGAAGGTATTGAAGTTTTCTTACATGCTTTCATGGATGGTAGAGATACACCGCCAGCATGTGGTGAAATGTATTTAAAAGAGATCGTTGATTTTGAAGGATCACACTTTGCTTCAATGCAAGGCCGCTCAATTGGAATGGATCGTGATCGCCGTTGGGAAAAAATCAAATTAGCATATGATATGTTCCTAGGTCATGGTGATGTGACTGACTTATCACCTATTGAATATCTCAATAGTGAGTATGAAGCTGGTCGCACTGATGAGTTCGTATCGCCGACACTCTTTAATAAAGACTACGCTATTAAAGAAGGAGACTGCGTCTTCTTTACAAATTTTAGACCCGATCGCGCAATTCAGTTAACAATGGCATTTAACTATCCAGAGTTTACTGAGTTTGAAAGGCCATTCTTTCCAGCAATGTTTCTATGTATGACGCCATTTATTCCGGATGAAATGGAACTTCCAATTTTATTTGATAAAGAGAAGCTTCAAGGAACAATGACTGAGTACTTAAGTAGTATTGGAAAGAAACAATTAAAGATTGCTGAGACTGAAAAGTATGCACACGTAACATTCTTTTTTAATGGTGGAGAAAAGAAGCCTTTTCCAAATGAAGAACATTTTCTAATTCCTTCGCCAAAAGAAGTTTCAACTTATGATGAAAAGCCACAAATGAGTGCGCCAGAAGTAACAGAGAATTTAATTTCTAAAATAAGTGACTTTGATTTTAGTGTCGTAAACTTTGCAAACTCAGATATGGTTGGACACACGGGTAAATATGAAGCTGCAGTTCATGCTATTGAAACACTTGATGAGTGCGTAGGAAAACTAGTACAAAAATGTCTTGATGAAAATATAACTATTATTATCACTGCCGATCATGGCAATAGTGACCAAATGGTACATAAGGATGGAACACCACATACAGCTCATACAGGAGCACCGGTACCGTTTTGTGTTATCAATAGCGCATTAAAGGATAAAGCTTTTACTATAGCACCGGGGGATCATTCGCTAATGGATGTCTCACCTACTTGTCTTTATATTATGGGGATTGATCGTCCAGCAAGTTTTACTGGCCATCATATTTTTGAATAG
- a CDS encoding acyl-CoA dehydrogenase gives MAKYRTDLMDVNFNLFKACKIQDEASELGYGEAELKDILTQFDKFVENEIYPTRQISDEIGVKHVDGKVIVPEVFHQANKAFYENGWYALGYPEEVGGMPAPHAMKVACTSMAIGSNVAWSMYYGLSQGAMNVILKVGSQEQKDLFVTKMMTGEWGGTMCLTEPGAGSDVGNAKTTAKPLDNGKYAINGVKIFISSGESDLYENNIHLVLARTPGAPEGTKGLSLFIVPRFNVETGESNNVKCTKLEHKMGIHAQATCELTFGQDGECVGELIGNEFDGMANMFIMMNEARLLCGLQGEAQSNLCFELTEQYARERSQFGTEIINMPDVKRMLLKMRSTGRGLRALSLYTANLFDKAEKGDDEAEKEIALFTPICKGFCTDEGVNIASEGVQVHGGYGYCTEYGIEQFMRDTKIATIYEGTNGIQAIDFVMRKILMDKGETFFNVGKKIQATMNREEAKAYPHEVSMIGKSMEMSEEVVKKFGSFMAAKNQSAVLAHATDFLSYCGNLVVSWLLLEHACIAQNELKTATGEEEKKYYQSKIDDFKVFCQYQLTRNIGLAHSVLNFEEDLTSINV, from the coding sequence ATGGCAAAGTATCGTACAGATTTAATGGATGTGAATTTCAATCTATTTAAAGCGTGCAAAATTCAAGACGAAGCAAGCGAGCTTGGATATGGTGAAGCTGAATTAAAAGATATCCTAACTCAATTCGATAAATTCGTTGAAAATGAAATTTATCCAACTCGTCAAATTAGTGATGAGATTGGCGTAAAGCACGTTGATGGAAAAGTTATTGTTCCAGAAGTTTTTCACCAAGCAAATAAAGCCTTCTATGAGAATGGTTGGTATGCACTTGGTTATCCTGAAGAGGTTGGTGGAATGCCAGCTCCTCACGCAATGAAAGTTGCATGTACTTCAATGGCAATTGGTTCAAATGTTGCGTGGTCAATGTACTACGGACTGTCTCAAGGTGCCATGAATGTAATTCTTAAGGTTGGTTCTCAAGAACAGAAAGATCTATTTGTGACAAAGATGATGACAGGAGAGTGGGGAGGCACAATGTGTCTTACTGAGCCTGGTGCTGGATCTGATGTTGGGAACGCAAAGACGACGGCAAAACCTCTTGATAACGGGAAATACGCAATCAATGGTGTGAAGATTTTTATCTCTTCTGGAGAAAGTGATCTTTACGAAAATAACATCCACCTTGTTCTAGCAAGAACTCCTGGTGCTCCAGAAGGTACGAAGGGACTTTCCCTTTTTATTGTTCCACGCTTTAACGTTGAAACTGGTGAGTCAAATAATGTTAAGTGCACAAAGCTAGAACATAAAATGGGGATTCACGCACAGGCAACATGCGAATTAACATTTGGTCAAGATGGTGAGTGTGTTGGAGAACTGATTGGGAATGAGTTTGATGGAATGGCAAATATGTTCATCATGATGAATGAGGCAAGGCTTCTTTGTGGCCTTCAAGGTGAAGCTCAATCAAATCTTTGCTTTGAGCTTACTGAGCAATATGCAAGAGAGCGCTCTCAATTTGGTACCGAAATTATCAATATGCCAGATGTTAAGAGAATGCTTCTTAAGATGAGGTCTACGGGACGTGGACTGAGAGCTCTTTCTCTTTATACAGCAAACCTTTTTGATAAAGCTGAAAAAGGTGATGATGAAGCTGAAAAAGAAATCGCATTATTTACTCCGATCTGTAAGGGATTTTGTACAGATGAGGGTGTAAATATCGCAAGTGAAGGTGTTCAAGTTCACGGCGGTTACGGATACTGTACTGAGTATGGAATTGAGCAATTTATGCGTGATACAAAGATTGCTACAATTTATGAAGGTACAAATGGTATCCAGGCGATCGACTTTGTTATGAGAAAAATCCTTATGGATAAAGGCGAAACATTCTTTAATGTAGGTAAGAAGATTCAAGCGACAATGAATAGAGAAGAAGCCAAGGCGTACCCTCATGAAGTTTCAATGATTGGAAAATCAATGGAGATGAGTGAAGAAGTTGTGAAGAAATTCGGATCGTTTATGGCGGCAAAGAATCAAAGCGCAGTTCTAGCTCACGCAACAGATTTTTTAAGTTATTGTGGAAACCTTGTCGTTTCATGGCTTCTTCTTGAGCATGCTTGTATTGCTCAAAATGAATTAAAGACGGCAACAGGTGAAGAAGAGAAGAAATATTATCAGTCTAAAATCGATGATTTTAAAGTTTTTTGTCAGTACCAATTAACGAGAAATATTGGACTCGCACATAGTGTTTTAAACTTCGAGGAAGATTTAACTTCGATTAATGTTTAA
- a CDS encoding class I SAM-dependent RNA methyltransferase, which produces MEKYQKSNKVINDKSFYFASCPRGCEQYLVNELRANGIEAKAGRGGASFKARNKATVEYIFNARIASRVFKEVGFFYIRDEKQIYKRASELPWEDYITPEQTFKINTLLDGESKELFRSSIFLSQTLKDSLVDYMRDKFNKRPNVETNEPNVSFLQRVEKVKEGCKVIVYADMVGTSLDKRGYRESGHRAPLRENLAASLIAETKWDCQGPFYDPMAGSGTILIEAIFYFLKLSPAFLRLKQNTTPYSFTGQPWFHDSNLVDWYFDKVHEIMKDSQERIDSIPNDKFYCNDADVENFKLMRTHLLNCFGRVDFVNFNCENFINSQAPAGFERGLILFNPPYGERIQAIGGLDINDFYFEMGETLKNNFKGSTAFILTAHGPLRKNIRLKTSKKTEFLNGDIECRLLKYELL; this is translated from the coding sequence ATGGAAAAATATCAGAAGTCGAACAAAGTCATTAATGACAAGAGTTTTTATTTTGCCTCTTGCCCAAGAGGTTGCGAACAATATCTAGTAAATGAGCTACGTGCTAACGGTATCGAGGCCAAGGCCGGCCGTGGTGGAGCTTCATTTAAGGCAAGAAATAAGGCCACAGTTGAATATATCTTCAACGCTAGAATTGCTTCTCGTGTCTTTAAAGAAGTTGGCTTCTTCTATATTCGCGACGAAAAACAAATCTATAAAAGAGCAAGTGAGCTTCCATGGGAAGACTATATTACTCCAGAGCAAACTTTTAAAATCAACACTCTTCTAGATGGTGAGAGTAAGGAGCTTTTTAGAAGTTCTATCTTCCTTTCACAAACTCTAAAAGATTCTCTTGTTGATTATATGAGAGATAAATTTAATAAGCGTCCAAATGTAGAGACAAATGAACCTAACGTTAGCTTTCTTCAACGTGTTGAAAAGGTTAAAGAAGGCTGTAAAGTAATTGTTTACGCTGACATGGTTGGAACTTCTCTTGATAAGCGTGGCTATCGTGAAAGCGGACACCGTGCGCCACTTCGTGAAAACTTAGCGGCTTCTCTTATTGCAGAAACAAAATGGGACTGCCAAGGTCCATTCTATGATCCAATGGCAGGTTCAGGAACAATTTTAATTGAAGCAATTTTCTACTTCTTGAAATTATCGCCAGCATTTTTAAGACTTAAACAAAATACGACTCCGTATTCTTTTACAGGTCAGCCGTGGTTTCATGATTCGAATCTAGTTGATTGGTACTTTGATAAAGTTCACGAGATCATGAAAGATTCACAGGAAAGAATAGATTCAATTCCAAATGATAAGTTCTATTGCAATGATGCTGATGTTGAAAACTTTAAACTCATGAGAACTCACCTTCTCAACTGTTTTGGCCGTGTTGATTTCGTAAACTTCAACTGCGAAAACTTCATTAATTCACAAGCACCTGCGGGATTTGAAAGAGGATTAATCCTATTTAACCCTCCTTATGGAGAGCGTATTCAAGCGATTGGTGGTCTTGATATTAACGACTTCTATTTCGAGATGGGTGAAACTCTTAAAAATAACTTCAAGGGTTCTACAGCATTTATTCTTACAGCTCACGGGCCACTAAGAAAAAATATTCGTTTAAAAACAAGTAAGAAAACAGAGTTTTTAAATGGCGACATTGAATGCCGCCTTTTAAAATATGAATTACTATAA
- the ahcY gene encoding adenosylhomocysteinase produces the protein MSFTDYKVADISLADWGRKEIKIAETEMPGLMSLRKEFGAAKPLKGAKIAGCLHMTIQTAVLIETLVELGAEVRWSSCNIYSTQDQAAAAIAAAGIPVFAWKGMNEEEFDWCIEQTLKWADGSALNMILDDGGDLTNMVHDKYPELIEGIKGLSEETTTGVHRLYERVRKGTLKMPAININDSVTKSKFDNLYGCRESLVDGIKRATDVMIAGKTCVVVGYGDVGKGSAQSFKGLGARVIVTEIDPICALQAAMEGFEVMKMDKAASEGDIFVTTTGCLKVINASHLDKMRDGAIVCNIGHFDSEIEISHLHNNYEEDNIKPQVDMYTSKDGRRIILLAQGRLVNLGCATGHPSFVMSNSFCNQVIAQMELWDNAGKYENKVYMLPKHLDEKVAMLHLERINVEIDTLTAEQAEYLDIPVQGPYKPEHYRY, from the coding sequence ATGAGCTTTACAGATTACAAAGTAGCAGACATCTCTCTAGCTGACTGGGGAAGAAAAGAAATTAAGATCGCTGAAACTGAAATGCCGGGACTAATGTCTCTAAGAAAAGAGTTTGGAGCGGCAAAGCCACTTAAAGGTGCAAAAATCGCTGGTTGTCTTCACATGACTATTCAAACAGCTGTACTTATTGAGACTCTAGTTGAGCTAGGTGCTGAAGTAAGATGGTCTTCATGTAATATTTATTCAACTCAAGATCAAGCTGCTGCTGCAATCGCTGCTGCTGGAATTCCTGTTTTTGCTTGGAAAGGTATGAACGAAGAGGAATTCGACTGGTGTATCGAACAAACTCTTAAGTGGGCAGATGGATCAGCTCTTAACATGATCCTTGATGATGGTGGTGACCTTACAAATATGGTTCACGACAAATATCCTGAATTAATCGAAGGAATCAAAGGTCTTTCTGAAGAAACAACTACTGGTGTTCACAGACTATATGAAAGAGTTAGAAAAGGTACTCTTAAGATGCCAGCAATCAACATCAATGACTCTGTAACAAAGTCTAAATTTGATAACCTTTACGGATGTAGAGAGTCTCTAGTAGACGGTATCAAGCGTGCAACTGACGTAATGATCGCAGGTAAAACTTGTGTTGTTGTTGGTTACGGTGATGTTGGTAAGGGTTCTGCTCAGTCTTTCAAAGGTCTAGGAGCAAGAGTTATCGTTACTGAAATCGATCCAATCTGTGCTCTTCAAGCAGCAATGGAAGGTTTCGAAGTAATGAAAATGGATAAAGCAGCTTCTGAAGGTGATATCTTCGTAACAACTACTGGTTGTCTAAAAGTTATCAATGCTTCACACCTTGATAAGATGAGAGACGGTGCAATCGTATGTAACATTGGTCACTTCGATTCAGAAATCGAAATTTCTCACCTACACAATAACTACGAAGAAGATAACATCAAGCCACAGGTAGATATGTATACTTCAAAAGATGGAAGAAGAATTATCCTTCTTGCTCAAGGTCGTCTAGTTAACCTTGGATGTGCTACTGGTCACCCATCATTCGTAATGTCTAACTCATTCTGTAACCAAGTAATTGCTCAAATGGAACTTTGGGACAATGCTGGTAAGTATGAGAACAAAGTTTATATGCTACCAAAGCACCTGGATGAAAAAGTTGCTATGCTTCACCTTGAAAGAATTAATGTTGAAATCGATACATTAACTGCTGAGCAAGCTGAGTACCTAGACATCCCAGTTCAAGGTCCATATAAGCCAGAACACTACAGATACTAA
- the rpiB gene encoding ribose 5-phosphate isomerase B, whose product MSKKIFLATDHGAFEQKEAVKKFLIDEGYEVEDLGTHSTDSCHYPEYAIALAKAVQKEGRGILLCGSGIGVCMVANKFKGIRAALCHSVDLARLSREHNNANVICFGGRISSSEEVLAMTKVWLATEFEGGRHQTRIDMFTDLGEN is encoded by the coding sequence ATGAGCAAAAAGATTTTTCTAGCTACTGATCATGGTGCTTTCGAACAAAAGGAAGCAGTTAAGAAATTCTTAATCGATGAAGGTTATGAGGTCGAGGACCTAGGGACTCACTCAACTGACTCATGCCACTATCCAGAATATGCTATTGCTTTGGCAAAAGCAGTTCAGAAAGAGGGAAGAGGAATTCTTCTTTGTGGATCTGGTATTGGTGTTTGCATGGTTGCTAATAAATTTAAAGGAATTCGAGCGGCCCTTTGTCACAGTGTCGATTTAGCTAGGCTTTCACGTGAGCATAATAATGCAAATGTGATTTGTTTTGGTGGCCGTATTTCATCAAGTGAAGAAGTTCTGGCCATGACAAAAGTATGGCTTGCGACTGAGTTTGAAGGCGGCAGACATCAAACCCGCATTGACATGTTCACTGACCTCGGTGAAAATTAA
- a CDS encoding thiol-disulfide oxidoreductase DCC family protein, producing the protein MEENYKLPLLIFDDECPLCVRFKDSLARLEDAKSVNFVSVNDDKLYQVHPQLNKEECQEVVHYITSDSKILKGDEVITHLAKLYPLVNKFSWLIESNMGQKATSYFHKTTNAYRRMLKRKCPSCVKHA; encoded by the coding sequence ATGGAAGAAAATTATAAATTACCACTTCTCATTTTCGATGATGAATGCCCACTATGTGTTAGGTTCAAGGACTCCCTTGCTCGCTTAGAAGACGCAAAATCAGTTAACTTTGTCAGTGTAAACGATGATAAACTCTATCAAGTACACCCTCAACTCAACAAAGAAGAGTGCCAAGAAGTAGTCCACTATATAACAAGTGATAGTAAGATTCTAAAAGGTGATGAAGTGATCACTCACCTAGCCAAACTCTATCCTCTTGTTAATAAATTTAGCTGGCTAATCGAAAGCAATATGGGACAAAAGGCAACAAGCTACTTTCACAAGACAACAAATGCATATAGAAGAATGCTTAAAAGAAAATGTCCAAGTTGCGTAAAGCACGCTTAG
- a CDS encoding metal-dependent transcriptional regulator: MANTSKDTTTDKKPREAELSHSMVHYLLAIHKLKEEKGYARVTDIAKDLGLTKGSVSTALNNLKKRNLVKEEDDTKFLLLTDNGHDEVHKTLTSRTLLYYFLKDFVGVSEEIAEKDSCMIEHLLSEETSTKFFEFMKTLSCSCDDLAKSGKLPKGFNFQTTLSLCDYKTAEEFMEGQKGDTYLQEEKDA; encoded by the coding sequence ATGGCCAATACATCAAAAGATACTACAACTGACAAAAAACCACGTGAAGCTGAGCTATCTCACTCTATGGTTCACTACCTTTTAGCAATTCATAAGCTAAAAGAAGAAAAAGGTTATGCTCGAGTTACTGATATTGCCAAAGATTTAGGTTTAACAAAGGGTTCTGTTTCTACAGCTCTTAATAATCTTAAAAAACGTAATCTTGTAAAAGAAGAAGATGATACAAAGTTTCTTCTTTTAACAGATAACGGACACGATGAAGTTCACAAGACTTTAACTTCTCGTACACTTCTTTATTATTTCCTTAAAGACTTTGTTGGTGTTTCAGAAGAGATTGCAGAAAAAGATTCATGCATGATCGAACACCTTTTAAGTGAGGAAACTAGTACAAAATTCTTTGAATTCATGAAGACACTTTCTTGCTCATGTGACGATCTTGCAAAAAGTGGTAAACTTCCTAAAGGGTTTAATTTTCAGACAACTTTAAGTCTTTGTGACTACAAGACGGCTGAAGAATTCATGGAAGGTCAAAAGGGTGATACGTACTTACAAGAAGAAAAAGACGCATAA
- a CDS encoding Npt1/Npt2 family nucleotide transporter — translation MKNIITAVKEINAGLFGLSTSEKKNILLVTFTLFIAFFSYPMIRSSSTALFIQSYGAKSTPWIWLSSVLFLGFSVSIINELQKHFSIAKIFNSIVAVSLVLMGGALIVHGSGHHIGSGVFAVWKEVYIILVVHLSLGYLNSVIDVKVAKLVYGPLGALGSLGGILGGLLTTKLMKGVGVYYAASSGLLVLSLVIVIFSLTQKQYLALKEKSPITSLADKKLYVFFICGLIILSQVVINLANYKFNLGLEIFKDANEKGAYLGNIYSSINTISLIVQIVIIPIAFKYFKVSTVHIFIPFVYLVLILLDRLEYLGLLGTAILFVGFKGLDYSIFSAAKEMLYFPLSKEQKYGAKYIVDMVVYRASKMGISALLLVFTSLAFTQNMLIISVLLWLVLAAFMAIKFRSE, via the coding sequence ATGAAAAATATTATAACGGCCGTTAAAGAGATAAATGCGGGTCTTTTTGGTCTTTCAACATCTGAGAAGAAAAATATTCTCTTAGTAACATTCACTTTATTTATAGCGTTTTTTTCATATCCAATGATTCGCTCTAGCTCAACAGCTTTATTTATTCAAAGCTATGGAGCAAAGAGTACGCCTTGGATTTGGCTGTCTTCTGTGTTGTTCTTAGGATTTAGTGTCAGTATCATTAATGAACTTCAAAAGCATTTTTCAATAGCAAAAATTTTTAATTCTATTGTGGCAGTCTCACTCGTTCTAATGGGAGGAGCCTTAATTGTTCATGGTAGTGGTCATCATATTGGAAGTGGTGTTTTCGCTGTTTGGAAAGAAGTCTATATTATTCTTGTCGTTCATTTATCACTTGGTTATTTAAATTCTGTCATTGACGTCAAAGTTGCCAAACTTGTCTATGGGCCACTTGGTGCTCTCGGCTCCTTAGGGGGAATTTTAGGAGGGCTTCTCACTACTAAACTTATGAAGGGCGTGGGGGTTTACTATGCGGCTTCAAGTGGTTTATTAGTTTTGTCTTTAGTTATTGTTATATTTAGTCTTACACAAAAACAATATTTAGCACTTAAAGAAAAGTCTCCAATAACATCACTTGCCGATAAGAAGCTCTATGTGTTCTTCATTTGTGGCCTAATTATTCTTTCTCAAGTGGTGATTAATCTTGCAAATTATAAGTTCAATCTAGGTCTAGAGATATTTAAGGATGCTAACGAAAAAGGTGCATATCTTGGAAATATATATTCATCGATTAATACGATATCCTTAATTGTCCAAATTGTTATTATTCCAATCGCTTTTAAATACTTTAAAGTTTCTACTGTACATATTTTCATACCATTTGTTTATCTTGTATTAATCTTACTTGATCGATTGGAGTACTTGGGTTTACTGGGGACAGCAATATTATTTGTAGGCTTTAAAGGACTTGATTATTCAATCTTTTCGGCCGCCAAGGAGATGCTTTACTTCCCTTTGAGTAAAGAACAAAAGTACGGGGCCAAGTATATCGTGGATATGGTTGTGTATCGTGCGTCAAAAATGGGTATTTCAGCTCTACTCTTAGTGTTTACGAGTTTGGCTTTTACCCAAAATATGCTAATAATATCAGTGTTACTTTGGCTAGTTCTAGCGGCCTTTATGGCCATTAAGTTTCGTTCAGAGTAA